In Synechococcus sp. KORDI-52, one genomic interval encodes:
- the ftsZ gene encoding cell division protein FtsZ has product MEMVSGSASFSAAGIQPSQSARIEVIGVGGGGSNAVNRMILSDLEGVGYRVLNTDAQALIQSQAQQRLQLGQTLTRGLGAGGNPTIGQKAAEESRTDLHDALQGSDLVFIAAGMGGGTGTGAAPVVAEVAREVGALTVGIVTKPFSFEGRRRMRQADEGIARLVEHVDTLIVIPNDRLREAIAGAPLQEAFRSADDVLRMGVKGISDIITCPGLVNVDFADVRSVMTEAGTALLGIGIGSGRSRAVEAAQAAIASPLLETERIDGAQGCVINISGGKDMTLEDMTTASEVIYDVVDPEANIIVGAVVDEALEGEIHVTVIATGFDNKQSYRSERGRSMPAMTPPAVPEENGARIPDFLRRRQQQDDSSV; this is encoded by the coding sequence ATGGAGATGGTGAGCGGTTCAGCATCCTTTTCAGCAGCTGGAATCCAGCCCAGCCAGTCCGCCCGCATCGAGGTCATTGGTGTTGGCGGCGGCGGCAGCAATGCCGTCAACCGGATGATCCTCAGCGATCTTGAAGGGGTGGGTTATCGCGTTCTCAACACCGATGCCCAGGCCCTGATTCAGTCACAGGCCCAGCAACGGCTGCAGCTGGGGCAGACCCTCACCCGGGGGCTCGGTGCTGGCGGCAATCCCACCATCGGCCAGAAGGCAGCTGAGGAATCCCGCACGGACCTCCACGATGCGCTGCAGGGGTCGGATCTGGTGTTCATTGCCGCGGGCATGGGCGGGGGCACCGGAACCGGGGCAGCACCGGTGGTTGCCGAGGTGGCCCGGGAAGTCGGAGCTCTCACCGTTGGCATCGTCACCAAGCCCTTCAGCTTCGAGGGCCGGCGTCGCATGCGTCAGGCCGATGAAGGCATTGCTCGATTGGTAGAGCATGTGGACACCCTGATCGTGATCCCCAACGACCGGCTGAGGGAGGCCATCGCCGGAGCACCGCTTCAGGAGGCCTTCCGCAGTGCGGATGACGTCCTGCGCATGGGCGTGAAGGGCATCAGTGACATCATCACGTGCCCCGGACTGGTGAACGTTGACTTCGCCGATGTCCGTTCCGTGATGACCGAAGCAGGCACAGCACTGCTGGGAATCGGCATTGGTTCCGGCCGCTCGCGCGCCGTGGAAGCAGCTCAGGCGGCGATTGCCAGCCCACTGCTGGAAACCGAACGCATCGATGGAGCCCAGGGCTGTGTGATCAACATCAGCGGCGGCAAGGACATGACTCTGGAGGACATGACCACGGCCTCCGAGGTGATCTACGACGTCGTCGACCCGGAAGCGAACATCATTGTCGGAGCTGTGGTGGATGAAGCTCTCGAAGGCGAGATTCACGTCACCGTGATCGCCACAGGATTCGACAACAAGCAGTCCTACCGGAGCGAACGCGGCCGCTCCATGCCTGCCATGACGCCCCCTGCCGTTCCCGAGGAGAACGGGGCCAGAATCCCTGACTTCCTGCGCCGCCGTCAGCAGCAGGACGACAGCTCTGTCTGA
- the panB gene encoding 3-methyl-2-oxobutanoate hydroxymethyltransferase, whose protein sequence is MRPSDLTSLKQKGQPIAVLTAWDSLSAALAEAAGADVLLVGDSLAMVALGHATTLPVTLDQMLHHTQAVARGLTSMPADQPLLVCDLPFLSYQCGEDRAVAAAGRLLKESSAAGVKLEGAEPEVIAVIDRLVRMGIPVMGHLGLTPQAVHRLGYRRQATDAISQERLIDQARSLERNGCFSLVLEHVPAKLASRVQQALTIPVIGIGAGDGCDGQVRVTADLLGLTPKQPPFSQALVDGRQLFIEALKGWVSQTRNHTPPTTGSPRSTPDC, encoded by the coding sequence ATGCGTCCTTCTGATCTGACCAGCCTCAAGCAGAAGGGCCAACCCATTGCTGTGCTCACCGCCTGGGACAGCCTCTCAGCAGCTCTCGCGGAAGCCGCCGGTGCCGACGTGCTGCTGGTCGGCGATTCCCTGGCCATGGTGGCGCTGGGTCACGCCACCACACTCCCGGTGACCCTGGATCAGATGCTCCATCACACCCAGGCGGTGGCGCGGGGATTGACCTCCATGCCTGCCGATCAACCGCTTCTGGTCTGTGACCTTCCCTTCCTCAGCTATCAGTGCGGAGAAGACCGTGCCGTGGCGGCCGCGGGGCGGTTGCTGAAGGAGTCGAGTGCTGCCGGGGTGAAGCTGGAGGGAGCAGAACCCGAGGTCATCGCTGTGATCGACCGTCTGGTGCGAATGGGCATTCCTGTGATGGGGCATCTGGGCCTCACCCCTCAGGCCGTGCATCGCCTGGGCTACCGCCGCCAGGCCACGGATGCCATCAGCCAGGAGCGCCTGATCGATCAAGCGCGCAGCCTTGAGCGGAACGGATGCTTCTCCCTTGTGCTGGAACATGTCCCGGCAAAGCTGGCGAGTCGGGTGCAGCAGGCTCTCACCATCCCGGTGATCGGGATTGGAGCGGGTGATGGCTGCGATGGCCAGGTGCGCGTCACAGCCGACCTGCTGGGGCTCACCCCCAAACAACCTCCCTTCAGCCAGGCCCTCGTGGATGGGCGCCAGCTGTTCATCGAAGCGTTGAAAGGGTGGGTGAGCCAGACCCGGAACCACACTCCTCCCACCACAGGATCACCTCGATCAACACCTGATTGCTAA